In the genome of Pelobacter seleniigenes DSM 18267, one region contains:
- a CDS encoding response regulator transcription factor, whose amino-acid sequence MKDILVIDDDLELCELLTDYLQGEGFSVSTVNHGVTGAAEALDESHELVVLDVMLPGLNGFDVLRKIREQSRIPVIMLTARGDDIDRIVGLELGADDYLPKPFNPRELVARIRAIQRRTEQLEPAGARKTTELKVGDVVFNATSRTVKRGGENIELTSVEFNLLEELLANAGDVISREDLVQKVLGRRLSAYDRSIDVHVSALRKKLGHSSGGSERIRTVRGIGYIYCRPENDA is encoded by the coding sequence ATGAAAGATATACTGGTGATTGATGATGACCTGGAATTGTGCGAACTGCTGACCGATTATTTGCAGGGCGAAGGGTTTTCCGTGTCTACTGTCAATCATGGGGTGACAGGTGCCGCGGAAGCTCTTGATGAAAGTCATGAGCTGGTTGTCCTCGATGTGATGTTACCGGGCCTGAATGGCTTCGACGTACTCCGAAAGATTCGTGAGCAGAGCAGGATTCCGGTGATTATGTTAACCGCCCGCGGCGATGATATCGATCGTATCGTCGGCCTTGAACTCGGGGCCGACGACTATTTACCGAAACCTTTTAATCCACGCGAACTGGTTGCACGCATCCGTGCCATTCAACGCCGCACTGAGCAATTGGAGCCGGCCGGAGCCAGGAAAACAACCGAGCTGAAGGTCGGGGATGTGGTGTTCAATGCGACCAGTAGAACGGTGAAACGAGGCGGGGAAAACATCGAATTGACCTCGGTCGAGTTCAATCTGCTGGAGGAACTGCTGGCCAATGCCGGGGACGTGATCAGCAGGGAGGATCTGGTGCAGAAGGTCCTGGGACGCCGCCTCTCCGCTTATGATCGCAGCATTGATGTGCATGTCAGCGCCTTGCGCAAAAAGCTGGGTCATTCCAGCGGCGGTAGTGAGCGCATCCGCACGGTGCGGGGAATCGGTTATATCTATTGTCGGCCGGAGAATGACGCCTGA